CATGTAGATGCGCGAGCAGGACTATCCGCCGATCCAGTACAAATTTAAAAGTTGGAATGTTGATAATTATCTAGTACTTTACTTAATAGCACTAGAAAGACATCAATTTTGGAGAATTCATGGAAAGCATGTTCAGGTTGCTTAGAAAAGAGTCCGAAGCTAAAGCAGAAGGCTTTTATTTATTCAAGCGAAGCTGGAATGACTACTGGGATTATGAAACTACTTATTTGTTAGTGTTTTTTGATGAGAAGCTAACGCGTAAGGACATTGGCGAGGTGAAGATTGGAAGTTCTCATTTTGAGTACTCCAAGGAAACTCCTTCAGCTCCAATTCCGAAAAAGTTCACTCTTTTGGGATCGGAATATTTTTCATTAGGGCAGTCAACAGAGTATTATCATAACTTACGCAGTCTAGGAAATGAAATTGCTACCGCGGCATTTATTGCATTAAGAGATATCTCATATGACCTGAATATATATAAAAATGTATCAGGAAGTCAAGTAGCAAGTATTTCCCTTTTAAGATTCATTAAACCCGCTACTGTTAAAGGGCAATTTAATAGGTTGGCTCGCGGCGGATCGCGACTCGAGAACTTCAACTTTGAGTACGTTTTCCCTGAGTCAGAAGAATTTTCATTTGTTCCTAAGACGATCGACTTTAACGTAAATATTTCCTCGGTTATCCCTTCAAACGTTCAAGTTTTAATTGGAAGAAATGGAGTCGGAAAATCTACGTTACTCGATGCTATGGCTCGTACTTTCGTCCTTTCCAAAGATGGTAATGAAGAAATTAAGTCCAAGTACGGATTTTTTCGGGGTAACTCCGCGTCTGAGGATCTTCCATTTGCCAACCTAGTTTCGGTGTCATTTAGTGCCTTTGATTCTTTCACTCCAATCGCAGAGCAGAAGAATCAGGTTGATAATCACGGATATACGTACATTGGGCTTAAAGTTAAAAAGAAGAGTTTAAGTCTATTTAAAGAAGAATACGACAACGAAGAATTACTTGAACAAACATATTTCAAATCACCTCAAGAATTGAGAGATGAGTTTTCGGAAGTGGTACGTAACTGTCTTCTACCTTCAAATATTAATCGATGGAAACAAGCAATCGACTTATTAGAATCCGATCCTGTGTTTACGAGAACTGGAATAAGTCAGCATATTTCTTCCTTACTTGATGAGTACGTCGACTTGCGTTCAAGCCAAGAGAATCTTGCCGTGGTGGTGAATAGTCATGCTGCAGATCTCTCAGAATTATTTACCAAGAGGTTAAGTTCAGGCCACAAGATTGTCTTACTTACAATCTCGCACCTCGTGCTATCTGTGACTGAAAAGACCTTGGTTCTTATCGATGAACCTGAGGCACATCTTCATCCTCCACTGTTGTCAGCGTTTATGCACGCATTGTCAAATTTGATGGCTGACAGGAATGGTGTTGCGCTGTTAGCTACACATTCGCCTGTGGTACTTCAAGAAGTGCCCAAAGAATGTACTTGGATTCTGAACAGAATTGGGACTTCATCGAAGCTTGGACGACCTTCGCTTGAAACTTTTGGTGAAAATGTGGGCATCTTGACAAGCGAGGTATTTGGACTCGAAGTATCCTCAACCGGATTCCACAGACGACTTCGTGATCTTGCTCTTAAATTTGATAATTACGAGGACGCAGTCCGAGAAGTTCATGGACAATTAGGCGAAGAGGCGAAACTTATTCTCGATTCGCTTATTTGGTTAAAAAAGGCATAAAAATAATGTGGAGAACTCATCATACCCCCGATGAATTTTGTCCTCGGGAATATTCTCGGGATCAGTTTGCATATTCTGTATGGGAAAAGTGCTTAGATACAGTCAGGGACAACGACGATCCTAATTCGAATTGGTCCGTTCGTAAATCAGCATTGACTGCTTCACTCAATCTCGTTTCGTCTGCTCATGAAAAATTCTATACTTCGGCGCGAACGGATGCTCTTTGGGAGTTGGACGAGGCTAAATTTCAGAATGGCGAAAAATCGAAAGAGTATTCTGGCTGGTTGTACACCGAAAAGCTTAAAGGATACAAGGTTGTTGATAAATTACGAGAACGCATTTTATCGACCAGCATGGATGACCTATGTCCATACTGTAATCACAGAACCGTGTACGATCTGGATCATTTTCTCCCAAAAGAGAAGTTTCACCTCATAGCCGTAAATCCCTGGAACCTTGTTCCAAGCTGCAAAGAATGCAATTCGCTTAAGTCTTCATTTTCACCAAAATTTTCAGAAGAGCAATTCTATCACCCCTATTTTTCATCGACCGAGAATTTAAATTGGCTTAAGGCTAAAGTAATCGAAAGTGATAAACCGGTAATTAACTTTTATGTATCTGATGATTTTGCAGAATATGGTAGGGTGAAACGAATATTCGAGAAGTTGCAACTTAATAGACTTTATAAAGCGCAAACAGCTCGTGAGCTTCTGGTGTTTTCTAAGTCTTTCGCGAGGCTGAAACATATGCCAGAACGCATTCTTAGGCACCGTGTTAGGGAGAATCTCATCGCGAGGGGTGCAGAAAGGAGTCTGTTACCGAATGATTGGAAACGTGCCATGTTTATTGCTATGGCCGAATCTGATTGGTATTGCGACATTGGGTTTAAATCGTCGTGGTAGACTTCCGTTGACTAGCCTGTAGAAATTGCCGTCTTCTAATGAAGTCTTGGATTTTGGGTTGAGAAAGATAGCTTATTGCCTTAGTATTCCCCGTGTTTGGGTATGCATATTCGCAGTGGATAGGTGCCAATTATCTATGGAAACTGATGTCTAGATTGAATGTATTAGTTGAGCAGAACCAACGGGCGGCGTGAAGACAACGACGGTAAATCTTATTATATGTGAGTTGTTAGTCATTTCGAATACGAAGATACCTGCTTCCACGACCGATGCAGGACAAAACACCAGCTTGGAACTATGGACAACTGTCAATATTCAGGGCAATTTATTTATAGTCTTTTCTAGTGCTGAATAGAGTTAGTTGGTACCGCACTCCGGCTAGATGGTGTGAAATCGCATGGGTTCGTAGGCGTCGAAAATTAAGTCCTTATGGACAACCGATCTGTTCATTTCGTTTTCGGTTACCAACTGCCACCCAAGAGGAGCGGCTGGTAACCGAATACCAACTAGCTGTATTCATCATCCGCTAGCATCTGCGGGCTTGCATGAAGCCGTCCCGTAGTGAGTATGAGTGAATATTCAATGAAAATTACTTGAATATTTGAACTACAAATGAATCGCTGGACAAATTGGAGCTTAAACTGGCAATAAAAAGTGGATGACATGGATTGTCTGAATTGTGAGCAGAATAACCCTTGAAGGTACTGCCATTCTTGCAACGTGAAACCACTGTTCTTCTAACCGGGTATTGTTCGCCACTGTCGCTGCTTCAAGGCGGATTCTTCAACCAACTTTCGGCCTCAAATCTGTCAACGGGAACTTCACTTGACCGAGAAAGAAGAAGGCTGCGGCACACCCGGTTTATTTGTCAGCGCGGCAGCTCGTCGCCATTCCGAAAGCGCCGCGGAGATGCTACCCACGTATCAATCGGAGGATGACCTGATGATTCCTTGGGCCCAGGTTGTACGGGCATGAGGATTCACCGTCCTTCAGCAACGACGAAACCACCGCATTGCTGAATGCGGCTAGTGGGTACCCCTAGTCCGGACAGATGGTGTGAAATCTCGTTACTTCGTAGACACTGAAACTCACGGCTTCGTGGACATTGGATCTCAATACTTTGTATGTCCTGTCTCATCACATTGTGGACACACGAACTCATGACTTCGTGGACACCATGCCTCAACAGATCGTGGACAAAACAAGACTGCTTTCTGGCACTGTCGAAATCATGACAAGTGCCCTTCCGCCACGCGTGCGATCCATGATCATCAACTTCGACCCCACACAACCAGACGCCCTGAGCATCAGCGAATTCTGCAAGACTCAGAAAATTTCCCGAAGTATTTTCTATCGACTTCGGAACAGAGCCGTCAACGAATCTGCTGCGGCTCTGCACCCGCAATCCAGAGCGCCAAGGGAGCCAGCCAGGAAATACGGACCAGAAGTAATCAACGAGCTGGTGAAGATCCGTCAGAAACTCAAGAAGGATGGTTGGGATTACGGTCCCAAAACCATTCATTGCGAAGCGACGATTAACCAAGACACTTTCCCGGGCGGCAAGATTCCGTCAATTGCTACGATAGGCCGCTTACTGGCCGGCGTGGGTCACGTGGACCGCAACCCTCGCAAGCGGCCTAAATCTTCCTACGTTCCCTTCGCAAGGTCAACGGCCATGGCTCTGTGGCAACTTGATGCTTTCGAATACCGCACCGCCAAAAATCAGCTGGTCACCGTGTACCAGCTCATTGATGATGCCAGCAGATTCGATGTTGGCTCCCGAGCTTTCCAACGCCACGAGAATAGCCAGGATGCTCAAGAAGTACTTGCGCACGCCATCGCGGAGTACGGTGCACCACAAGAAGTACTCAGTGATAATTCCAAAGCGTTCAACCAGTTACGTAGCGGGACATTCGGTTCAGTAGAAATGTTTCTCGCATCCAAAGGAACCATGCCGATCACAGGGCTTCCGGGAAGGCCTACTACTCAGGGGAAGAACGAACGCTCGCACCGTACGTTGCAACGCTTCTTGACGGCGAATAAGCCACAGGATCTCGCTGATGTGCAGAGGCTACTGAAACGCTATCGAGAGCATTACAACAAACGCTGTCCACATCAATCCTTGAATCAAGCAACCCCACAGGCTGCCTGGGAACTGTTGGAGCATACACCGGCCACCGAACCGATTCACTTATCAGTGTTGGAAGCGAAAGCCGCCGAATACCTCAGTAAACGTCGCTTGGCTCAGCCTCTGGCAAGCTGGTTGGATGTGGTCGTGTCGAAGTCGGGTGAAATCATGCAAAGCACTCATGACGCCTCGGATCCCGTACCGCTGTTGGAATCTAATCAGATGCTTGTGGAAGTCACCAGAGAAAACCGGCGCACGTTCTATCAAGGGTTTCACATTTCGTTGCCGACATCGTTCGCTCGCCGTCAGTTCATCAGGACGATTACAGACACAGAATTCTTATTGTCGGACCCTGATACAAGCGAAATTGTCATGTCGTTCCCTTTACCGATGGTGGCGTTGAAAGTTGAGGGGAAGTTCGTTTCGTCGTATTCAATCAGGGGTATTCAGATGACCTTGACGACTCGTCAGTGGGAGAAGAAAGCCGAGCAGTATCGTACTGTCATTCAGGCTCGTGAGGAGCAATCGCCGACGTTCTTCGATCATCACTAGATTGTGCACGGTTACCAGCCGCTCAACGCGGTTGGTAACTGTGTACAAAGTATTGAGATCCAATGTCCACGAAGCCGTGAGTTTCAGTGTCTACGAAGTAACGAGATTTCACACCAACTAGCCGGACGTGCGGTACCAACTAACCCTATTCAGCAACCGCATTGCGTACGACGCCCGACGGTTAGATGGCCACGTGGTACGGTTTGTCCGATGCGATCCCCACGGACTCCTAACGCACCAAAGTTCACATCATCAGCGGTACCTCCTAGCAGAAATTGAAATACCAGGCCGTAAGAATTGCTCGGTACCCGGTCGCAGGAATTGAAGTACCATTTCGGGCTATTCGGCAATTGTGAACTGAACACTTCGCTAGAACAAAAAGCTGGCTCTATTGAAGAGACGATCAGTTCACGTGCGGGATGTGCATCGCTCAACGATAAGCGGTTCCAATATACAAGGTGACCCCAACCCAGAATGTGGGTGGGGTCACCCGAATTTCAATGCGATTCATTATGCCATCGAGTAGCGAGGCTCAGCCCTCCCAAGCTCGCCAAAGCTTGGCATACTTCCCATCGGATGCCAGTAGCTGTTCATGGGTTCCATCTTCAATAATTTCTCCGCGGTCCATCACTATAATCCGATCAGCGGTTCTCGCCTGGGATAAACGATGCGCGATAACTAGAGCGGTTCGTTCCTTTGTTAATGCCGCTGCTGCGATATCCAACTCGCGGGAGTTGCTGGATCCCGACTCTGCCGTAGCCTCGTCCATGACGACAATGCGTGGATTAAGTACGGCAATACGAACTAGGGCAAGATGCTGCTCTTGATGACTTGATAGTTGGTGGCCATTGGAACCCAGCATTGAGTCCAAGCCTTGGGGCAGATCGTTAATCCAGTGCGCGTGGCAAGAAGCGATTGCCGCTTGAAGCTGGGCTTCAGAGCACGGAGTAGAAGATCCGAGCGTGAGGTTCTCCCGCACGGTTCCGGAGAAGATATGAGTATCTTGCGAGATGAGCGCGATATTCTGGCGAAGACTCGTCATCTCATATGCGGAGAGCTGCTTCCCGTCTAAAGTCGCTATACCCCCGGCCGGTTCGATAATGCCGGATAAGATCCGCGCTGCAGTGGTTTTACCTGCTCCGGTGGTACCCACCAAGGCGACACATTGTCCATCGGCCAAGGACAAATCAAGATCCTTGAGCACAGCCACGTCCGAATCAAAATGATGACTTACTGCGTGCAGTGCCAGCCCGGAGGTGGTGGGTTCATGTGATTCGAGAGAAGTTTCACTGGGAATGCGACGTTTAGCTAGGAGAATACCGGTGACTCGTCGTAGTGCGATGCCTGCCTCTTGAACCATGTCAAAGAGCGTGACTACCTCAGAAATTGGATCGAAAAGTCGATGATAGAGCAAAGCGGCAGTCGTGACCGCACCCACCGTCGTGGCATCGGCCTGCACGAGGAAGAATCCTGCAGTCAGCAAGGCGGCCATGGTGACAAATTCCGCTCGATTGTTGCGCGCGAAGTAGCGGGTAAGCATACGGAACACGCGGTCTGCCACGTTGCGTGAATCGTCGCTGGCTCGTTCAAGAGCGTCAATCTGTCCTTGCGCCCAACCTTGAGAATGCAACATGGCCCGTCCGTGGAACGCATTGAGAAATGTATTGGTTCGACGGGCAAGGATCTCACGTTCTTCGCGATATAACGGTGCACTTCGCGGTAAGTACCAGCGCAAGGACAGCCAGTACATTGGGACGGCGATCAACCCGGTGAGACCCAAAACCCAGTGCAGGGTAAATAACCCTGGAACCGAGAGCACCAGCAGGGTGGCCGCGGACAAGAAGGCCGGCAAAAGCCACGCGACGGCTTGAGAAATCAATCGAGAATCATCGGATACGCGTGAGACGAGCTCGCCATCACCGGCGCGCTCCAAGATTCCCGATTCCAAATTCAACGCATGCTCAACCGCGTCTTCTCGAAGAGTGGCCACCGTAGGTTCAGCAATTTTCGCGTAGAGAACTCGGGCATACCAGGTGAGCGCGGCACCGAAGACCAACGAGGCAGCGATGGCAAGTAAGCATCGGACCAGCGTGGGTTCAGGGTTGTTAGTGCCCAATGCATCAACAAGAATGCCTATAGCAAAGGGCGTGATCATGGCAGTGGCCGAGGCTGCCAAGGTGATCAGCGAGGCCCAGATGATCAACCAGCGTTGCGGGCGTAGAGTACGACCCAAAACCCGCCAAGCTGTTCCAATGCTGGCCGTGGGAAGTGCGGAGGGTACTTGATCCGTGTTTTCGGGGGCGAGGCTCATCGACTGACCACCTTTTCATAGGTTGACTTTGCACAGAGATCTAGGTGCGTGGAGCGGGCGATTGATCCATCGCGATCAACGAAAACTACTTCATCTGCCGCATGCAATAAGGTGGGTGAGGTGCTCAGGATGAGTAAAGTTCCTGCACCTGTACCGCTTTCTTGAGCGTGTTCGCGCCACCGGAGCAACCCCTGGGCGATGTTTGCTTCGGTCACCGAATCTACTGCGCTGGTGGGCTCTTGAAGCACTCTGATCAACGGGCCGCCTGCCAAAGCGCGGGCCAGTGCGATGCGCTGTCGTTGCCCGCCGGAAAGGTTAAAACCACGCCCTTGCACGAGATGTTCTAAACCCTCGGGGAAGTTTTCTAGTAATTCATCGACACCGCTGGCTCGCAGCAGTAGTTCTAATGATCGTGGATCAGGAACCGGAGCTTCACCAAAAATGTTTTCCCTGATGGTTCCTTCGACTAGGTGTGCCTGATGAGGGGCCAACCTCAACAGATTCGGCAGGTAGGCCGGGTCAATGAGTGAAATATCGATCCCATCGAGCAGAAGATGTTGCAACGAATCAGCTGAGTTTGGTGCTGCTTTCTGCTGGCGATTTCCAAGGCTGAGTGTTGTCGCTAGTTGTGCTCGCAGGGAATCTTCAGCGCACACCAGCACCGTGAAGCTGTCGGGAGCCAGGGTGAGAGGGCGATCGGATAACGCGGGTAAATCGATGGTCAGTGCGCACTTAGCGCGCGGAATCGGACGTTGATCCCCGGAGGATTCTGCGCCATCCTCTAGCAAGGCTGCGATGCGATCGGCAGCGGCAAGAGACCGGGTTCGGGCTTCCACGGTAGAAACCAAAGTGCCCAGGGGAGTGGAGAGGAACTGAGCCACTCCCAGCACGCCGAGTAGTGCGCCGATGCTCATGTGGCCAGCCAGAACCTGCCAAGTACCCAAACCTGCAGCGGCTAACAAGACGGTCCCGGAGACTAAAACCTGGGCAGCGTCGATGCGTCCGGAGGCGGAAGCTGACACAATTCCAGCACTTGCGGCCCGTTGGCTGGCATCACGATAACGAGCGGCAGCCTGATCGTGACCACCAATGCCACGCAATACCTGAACACCGGCCATAAGGTCGGCGGCCGCGGCGCCAGAGGCTGCGATATCTGCCTGAAGGTTATCGCTGGCTTTGCTAAGTCGTGGGGTGAGCCAACGCAGCGCAGCCATCCCCAAAGGGGTGATGACCAGTACCGACAGACCCACCCAAAGATTGGCCCAGAGCAGGTAGGCGGCGCAGACCAAGAGGCCACACAAAGCGCTAAGGCCCAACGAAGCTTGGCGGATAATCGACGCGCTCACATCGGTGTCAACCGAGGTGATGGTCGCTATTTCTCCGGGCATGCGGTGAGTTTGTGGCCGGTAGTCAGGAGCCATGACATGTTCGGCAATACGCGTGCGCAGGTGGTGAACTTGTCGGTTCATTCCAGAATTTCCTAGGCGAGCTCCAAAACGATAACCAAAGGAGAGCATCGCGAAACACAGTCCCAGTGCGGTGAGCCAAAGGACCAGTTGGGTCATGGTGCCACCGGCTATTGCATGATCAATGGTTGCGCCAATCAGGGCAGGGACGAGTGCTTCGCCAGCTGTCCAGCATGAGAGCAGGGCGACCGCAGCGATGATTCGTCGACGTTCTGCGTGCAGTGAGGCACGCAACAATAATGACCCGGAGGGGCGAGGTGAGGACATGGAATTCATAATATGTTATAAATATGTTTCGTAACTACCAAAGGTTAGCCTATGATAAGTTTTTCGGGGTGTATGGCCTCTCTGGCGCTATGCACACCCGCCCCTCCAACACTAAGGATCACTCGCATGTCCCGGACTTTCGCACGCGCTTTGCTAGCCCCAGCGGCGCTGTTGGCACTGGCCTCACTATCACTGACAGGTTGTGGGCAATCTTCAGGCCAGGCCGCCGAAAATACTTCTTCATCAGCGGATCAGACACCCCTTAAAACGGTGGATCCGCAGGGGCACGAGGTAAGTTTGGATCAGCAGCCCACCGCCGCCCTTGGCTTCTACACCACCGACGTTGACATCCTGGCAACCCTCGGCATTCCATTGGCTGCCGAACAGCCCATTCGTGGTGATTCTGGGTTCACGACATTCCCCGATTACTTCCCTCAGGAAGCACTTGCAGGGGTGACCCCTTTCGCTAACTACCCGGAGTTCAACTATGAACGGGTACTGGGTGCAGCTCCTGATCTCATTCTTAATGGATTAGGCTACGATGCCGAAGTCCACGAGAAACTCGCAGCGATCGCTCCGACCTACACCACCAATGCCTTTGATGGCGAAACCTGGCAGTCGCACTTTGAACAGACCGCTAAAGACTTGGGTCGCCAAGAGCAGTATGACCAGTGGCTGAAGGAGTACCAACAGGACGGTGCAGAAGCCAAGAAAGCCATCGATGAAGCAGACAACGGAGACCTGACGGTTGCTACCTTGGGCTACTGGGACGGCAAGGTCAATGTTGACTGCTACTCGTACCTGGAATGCGGTGTCTTTGACACGATCGGTTTGAAGACCGAAGAGCTGAGCAAGCAAAAAGGTTTGAGCCTGTCCTTAGAAGAACTGGATCAGCTCAAGAACGTTGATGCGGTGTGGATGTCCATGGGTGTTGGAGAGGACTCGCAGGCAGAACTGGATAAGTCCATCGCTGCCATGGAGAAGTCGCCGTACTGGAAGAACCTGCCATTCGTAAAAAATAACCGGATCTATACCTACAACATGGAAATGACCTATGGCTCGCCTTCAGGCGCCGTAGCGTTCATGGATCAAGTACGCAGCGATCTAACCAAGTAGTCCAGGCGTTCTGCTTGGGCCGGACGCAGCAGTGATTTCTTCATTGCCGCTCCGGCCCGCAGAGCATCACAGCAAACATCCCCATTCCAGCTCAGCCCCAGAATCATCGGTGATCCCCAAATAATCTCCGGTGCATCGCGTCAACAGGATCAGTCAATGGAAATCTTTGAAGCTGCCGTTCAATCCACTCATCATCTCTCGCCCACCCTGAAGCGACTGCGCTTTAGCATTCAAGGATTTACCAGCACCGGAATTGGAGATGAATACGTCAGGCTCTTCTTCCCGCATACCGAAGATCGCAACCTTCTGAGCCTGCCGGTGGCTGACGGTGACACCTGGCGCACCGTGGAAGGCCAACCAGATGCACCGATGCGTACCTACACCATCCGTGATGCTGGTGAAGGATGGATCGAGATTGACTTCGTTGTTCATGAGGGTGGCATCGCCGCAGCTTGGGCACTTGAAGCTCAAGAAGGCGATCGGATTGGGTTGAATTCGCCCACCGGTCTCTATGATTGCCCGCCGGAAACTACCTCCCAAGTGTTGATCTGCGACCTGACCGGACTGCCAGCTGCCGTACGCATTGCCGAACTCAGCGATGCTCAACTGCGTACCGAACTGGTGGTGGAGATTCCCGATGAATCATCTCGCCTAGACCTCAGCTACCTGCCACAAGTCACGGTCCAGTGGATCGTGGCTGGCAATGGGATAGCCCCCAGCGTACTTCCACAGGTGGCCCGCAAAGCCGTGGAACGACTAGGGGGCAACGAACAGCGGCCCTATGTGTGGGTGGCCGGTCAGTCGGCGGCGTTGCGCGAGATTCGTAAGATGCTGCATCGGGAACTGCGGTGGCCCAACACCCAGTACAAGGTGATTGGCTACTGGGTAGAACTAGCAGAAAAATGGCGCGAACGATGGGATGCCTTGGATCCTACGACCAAGTCCTCCCTCGATGCACTGTGGGAGAGTTTTGAGGATCAAGACGAGGCGCTCATCGCCTACGAATCTGAACTTGCGCGTCTGGGCCTGTGAACATGGTGACTTCCACGCAACGTGGCGATACCGAACATGCGCCCCCGCGTGCCGCAGAAACACAGCAGAAGCCGGATGCGCCTGAGAGTTCAGAACTGCCACCTGCCACAGGCAATCTCGTAGATTCCACCGGTGCGAAACTTGCATGGTTAGTTGGACTGGTCATTCTCCTCGCCTTCACCATACTGTGCTCATTGGCTTTTGGTAGTCGGCATATCGACTTTTCTGTGGCGTGGAGCAGTATCGTGGATCCATCGTTGAACTCAGAGGAAGTTCAGGTCATCAGGCAGCTAAGGATCCCGCGCACGGTTTTGGGGGTATTGGCTGGAATCGCCTTAGGCGTAGCCGGTGCGCTGATCCAGGCCCTGACCCGAAATCCACTGGCTGACCCCGGAATTCTCGGCGTGAATGCCGGAGCACAATTCGCGTTGGTTACCGCCAGCTTCTTCCTCGGCTCCCTGTCGGTGATTGCCTCGATTTGGTGGGCACTGGCTGGAGCGTTGGTAGCTACCCTTGCGGTATATGGGCTATCCCTGTCGCGCAATGGGCGTAGTGCTGAGCCTGCCACTTTGGTGCTGGCCGGTGTCGCCTTCGGTGCAGTTCTTTCCGGTGTCACAACTGCCCTGGTACTAATCAGGCCACAAATTTTTGACATGATGCGGGTTTATGCGGCCGGAAATATTAACGGACACGAGCTCTCCACCGTCCTGGTGATCGTGCCCTTCGTTGCAGTAGGACTGCTCATTTCACTGTGCTGTGCCGGGTCGCTGAATGCGATCGCCTTGGGTGATGCTCCGGCTAAGGCTTTGGGCGTTCGTATCGCACCGGTGCGTATCGCTGTGATCACCTCGGTGACGCTGCTGTGTGGAGCTGCCACTGCGTTGGCTGGTCCCATCGGTTTTGTTGGATTGATGATTCCACATGTGGTGCGATGGCTCTTTGGCGTTCAACAAGGGTGGATTTTGGTTTTCACCATGGTGCTCGCACCGGTACTCCTACTCGGCTCGGACATTCTTGGCAGGATCATTTTGCCTAATACCGAGGTGTCCGCCGGAATTGTCACCGCGTTCCTTGGGGCTCCAGTGTTACTCATTTTGGCCCGCCGAAAGAAAGCGAGCACGCTATGAGTACTAAGAGCGTGATTGATCTTCCGTCGCCGACAGAACTTTCGGCAGCCCAAGACTTAGTCGTCCCCACCGGGCGCCGGGAAATCCAAGTGCGGCTGGGTCGGTGGGCCTGGCGTATTGACCGCACCTCGACGTTGGTTGCCATACTGTTAGCGGTGGCGGCCCTGCTCACCGGATTCATTTCGTTAGCCTTGGGTGACATCCGTGTTCCCTTTGACCAGATTCTGCCTGCACTGCTGGGAGATTCCGAGCGCCGTTATGAGGTGGTGGTGCGCGATTGGCGTTTGACCCGAATGATTCTGGCCTTAGTCTTCGGTTTTGCCTTGGGTATTTCTGGAGCCCTGTTCCAGTCGCTGACACGCAATCCGCTTGGTAGCCCTGATGTCATCGGATTTAGTTCGGGCGCATACACCGTGGCTTTGGCGCTCATGCTGTTCACCACCGCCAGTGCGACACAGATCGCTCTTGGGTCGATTGTTGGTGGC
The nucleotide sequence above comes from Glutamicibacter sp. B1. Encoded proteins:
- a CDS encoding siderophore-interacting protein, yielding MEIFEAAVQSTHHLSPTLKRLRFSIQGFTSTGIGDEYVRLFFPHTEDRNLLSLPVADGDTWRTVEGQPDAPMRTYTIRDAGEGWIEIDFVVHEGGIAAAWALEAQEGDRIGLNSPTGLYDCPPETTSQVLICDLTGLPAAVRIAELSDAQLRTELVVEIPDESSRLDLSYLPQVTVQWIVAGNGIAPSVLPQVARKAVERLGGNEQRPYVWVAGQSAALREIRKMLHRELRWPNTQYKVIGYWVELAEKWRERWDALDPTTKSSLDALWESFEDQDEALIAYESELARLGL
- a CDS encoding FecCD family ABC transporter permease translates to MVTSTQRGDTEHAPPRAAETQQKPDAPESSELPPATGNLVDSTGAKLAWLVGLVILLAFTILCSLAFGSRHIDFSVAWSSIVDPSLNSEEVQVIRQLRIPRTVLGVLAGIALGVAGALIQALTRNPLADPGILGVNAGAQFALVTASFFLGSLSVIASIWWALAGALVATLAVYGLSLSRNGRSAEPATLVLAGVAFGAVLSGVTTALVLIRPQIFDMMRVYAAGNINGHELSTVLVIVPFVAVGLLISLCCAGSLNAIALGDAPAKALGVRIAPVRIAVITSVTLLCGAATALAGPIGFVGLMIPHVVRWLFGVQQGWILVFTMVLAPVLLLGSDILGRIILPNTEVSAGIVTAFLGAPVLLILARRKKASTL
- a CDS encoding ABC transporter substrate-binding protein; translation: MSRTFARALLAPAALLALASLSLTGCGQSSGQAAENTSSSADQTPLKTVDPQGHEVSLDQQPTAALGFYTTDVDILATLGIPLAAEQPIRGDSGFTTFPDYFPQEALAGVTPFANYPEFNYERVLGAAPDLILNGLGYDAEVHEKLAAIAPTYTTNAFDGETWQSHFEQTAKDLGRQEQYDQWLKEYQQDGAEAKKAIDEADNGDLTVATLGYWDGKVNVDCYSYLECGVFDTIGLKTEELSKQKGLSLSLEELDQLKNVDAVWMSMGVGEDSQAELDKSIAAMEKSPYWKNLPFVKNNRIYTYNMEMTYGSPSGAVAFMDQVRSDLTK